Proteins co-encoded in one Corynebacterium lujinxingii genomic window:
- a CDS encoding preprotein translocase subunit YajC produces MLIVLLALFLLPSILMMRGQKKRQAQVQEMRQSIQPGDKIVNVAGFHATVLEHEGETMLVELAPGVAVTMDAAGVMRKIEPEQPQGPAETNEVPN; encoded by the coding sequence TTGCTTATTGTCCTTCTGGCCCTGTTTTTGCTGCCGTCGATCCTGATGATGCGCGGCCAAAAGAAGCGTCAGGCCCAGGTGCAAGAGATGCGCCAATCGATTCAACCTGGCGACAAGATTGTCAACGTCGCCGGCTTTCACGCAACGGTGCTTGAGCACGAGGGCGAGACGATGCTCGTCGAGCTTGCGCCGGGGGTGGCCGTGACTATGGACGCGGCAGGTGTCATGCGCAAGATTGAGCCGGAGCAGCCCCAGGGCCCGGCAGAGACTAATGAGGTACCGAACTAA
- the ruvB gene encoding Holliday junction branch migration DNA helicase RuvB gives MSDVEKTEFELPQGFAANVPSPVDAHAQADEHDIERSLRPKSIDEFIGQPKVREQLSLVLTGAKNRGVTPDHILLSGPPGLGKTTMAMIVAQELGTSLRMTSGPALERAGDLAAMLSNLMEGDVLFIDEIHRIARPAEEMLYMAMEDFRIDVIVGKGPGATSIPLEIPPFTLVGATTRAGMLTGPLRDRFGFTAQMEFYGTDDLTQVVSRAANILGVGIDDDASVEIASRSRGTPRIANRLLRRVRDWADVHGDGRVDLKAAQAALEVFDVDELGLDRLDRAVLDSLIRGHGGGPVGVGTLAIAVGEEPGTIEEVCEPYLVRAGLMSRTGRGRVATAAAWEHLGLQAPPDAPGQLPLY, from the coding sequence ATGTCTGACGTGGAAAAGACCGAGTTCGAGCTCCCACAAGGGTTCGCCGCGAATGTGCCGTCGCCAGTGGATGCGCACGCGCAGGCCGACGAGCACGACATCGAACGTTCGCTACGGCCGAAATCTATCGACGAGTTCATCGGCCAGCCGAAGGTGCGCGAACAGTTGAGTCTCGTGCTCACGGGCGCGAAAAACCGTGGCGTGACCCCCGACCACATCTTGTTGTCGGGACCGCCGGGCCTGGGCAAAACGACGATGGCGATGATTGTCGCCCAGGAGTTGGGCACCTCACTGCGCATGACGTCGGGGCCGGCGCTCGAGCGCGCGGGCGATCTTGCGGCGATGCTGTCGAACCTCATGGAGGGCGACGTGCTGTTTATCGACGAGATCCACCGCATCGCGCGGCCCGCCGAAGAGATGCTGTACATGGCGATGGAGGATTTCCGCATCGACGTGATCGTGGGCAAAGGCCCGGGGGCAACCTCCATTCCCCTGGAGATCCCGCCGTTTACGCTCGTTGGTGCAACGACCCGCGCAGGAATGCTCACCGGCCCGCTGCGCGACCGTTTCGGGTTTACGGCCCAGATGGAGTTTTACGGCACCGACGATTTGACCCAGGTGGTCAGCCGCGCGGCCAACATCCTCGGGGTGGGCATTGACGACGACGCCTCGGTGGAGATCGCTTCTCGCTCTCGAGGCACTCCCCGTATCGCGAACCGCCTGCTGCGTCGCGTGCGTGACTGGGCGGATGTGCACGGGGACGGCCGAGTGGACCTGAAGGCGGCGCAGGCCGCCCTCGAGGTATTCGACGTGGACGAGTTGGGCTTGGACCGGTTGGACCGTGCGGTGCTGGATTCCCTTATCCGCGGCCACGGGGGCGGTCCTGTGGGCGTGGGCACGCTCGCCATTGCAGTTGGCGAGGAGCCCGGCACGATCGAAGAAGTCTGCGAGCCGTACTTGGTGCGGGCCGGGCTGATGTCCCGAACCGGGCGCGGTCGCGTGGCCACGGCCGCGGCGTGGGAGCACCTCGGGCTTCAGGCGCCGCCGGATGCGCCGGGGCAGCTCCCGCTGTATTAG
- the ruvA gene encoding Holliday junction branch migration protein RuvA: protein MIDSLHGEVLSIGLDHAVIECAGVGYRFLATPQTLATLTRGENRRVMTAMVVKDDGVTLYGFGGAEDREMFHKLQTVTGLGPKLAVAALSVFDAAELSTHIAAGDAKKIQTIPGVGKKMAERMVLELKDKVEAPLPDGGTGGAEAASRAGGASSYASEQVVEALVGLGFPERNARPVVEQLIADEPERDASALLRQALTQLGKK, encoded by the coding sequence ATGATCGACTCCTTACACGGAGAAGTCCTCTCCATCGGCCTCGACCACGCGGTTATCGAGTGCGCTGGGGTGGGCTACCGGTTTCTCGCCACGCCGCAAACCCTCGCCACGCTCACCCGAGGGGAGAACCGTCGGGTGATGACCGCCATGGTGGTCAAGGACGACGGCGTGACCTTATACGGCTTCGGTGGGGCGGAAGACCGCGAGATGTTCCACAAGTTGCAGACTGTCACTGGTCTCGGGCCGAAGCTGGCGGTCGCGGCCCTTTCGGTCTTCGACGCCGCCGAGTTGTCCACCCACATCGCTGCCGGCGATGCGAAGAAGATCCAGACGATTCCGGGTGTGGGCAAGAAGATGGCTGAACGTATGGTTCTCGAGCTCAAGGACAAGGTCGAGGCGCCGCTGCCGGACGGCGGAACCGGCGGGGCGGAAGCCGCGTCGCGCGCAGGCGGTGCCTCCTCGTACGCCTCCGAACAGGTTGTTGAAGCACTGGTGGGCCTTGGCTTCCCGGAGCGCAACGCCCGTCCGGTGGTCGAGCAGCTCATCGCGGACGAGCCGGAGCGCGACGCATCGGCGCTGCTGCGCCAGGCGCTGACGCAGCTGGGCAAGAAGTAG
- the ruvC gene encoding crossover junction endodeoxyribonuclease RuvC has product MNLEGLRVMGIDPGLTRCGLSVVQAGRGRQIIPVAVGVVRTPSTAELSERLLRISRAVGEWMDDYKPDVVAMERIFERGNVSTVMHTAHAVGVMVLAAAERDIPVHMYTPSEVKKAISGNGRADKKQMTAMITRILGLSEAPKPADAADALAIAVCHCWRAPLIARTNQLTAKAAAQ; this is encoded by the coding sequence GTGAATCTCGAAGGGCTGCGGGTGATGGGCATCGACCCGGGATTGACTCGGTGCGGCCTGTCCGTTGTGCAAGCCGGTCGGGGCAGGCAGATCATCCCGGTGGCCGTTGGTGTGGTGCGTACCCCGTCGACTGCGGAACTTTCCGAGCGTCTCTTGCGCATCTCTCGCGCGGTGGGCGAGTGGATGGACGACTACAAGCCGGACGTGGTGGCCATGGAGCGCATCTTCGAACGTGGCAATGTCTCCACGGTGATGCACACAGCCCACGCGGTAGGCGTGATGGTGCTCGCGGCGGCGGAGCGCGACATCCCGGTGCACATGTACACCCCGTCCGAGGTAAAGAAAGCGATTTCCGGCAACGGCCGTGCCGATAAGAAGCAAATGACAGCGATGATCACGCGCATCCTCGGGTTGAGTGAGGCGCCGAAGCCGGCCGACGCCGCGGATGCGCTCGCGATTGCGGTGTGCCACTGCTGGCGTGCGCCGCTGATCGCACGGACGAACCAACTGACAGCAAAGGCGGCAGCGCAATGA
- a CDS encoding YebC/PmpR family DNA-binding transcriptional regulator, with the protein MSGHSKWATTKHKKAANDAKRSKLWAKMIKDIEVAARTGGGDPAANPTLDDMIRKAKKASVPGDNIERARKRGSGEEAGGANWETVMYEGYGNNGVAVLIECLTDNRNRAATEVRTAMTKNGGNLGESGSVGYMFERTGVVTIKKGDLGEDDVLMAVLDAGAEEVNDLGEEFEITCKPTDLSAVREALVGEGIEIEDAGQEFRADVQVDLDVEGAKKMMRLIDALEDSDDVQNVYTNMNLSDEVAAQLDD; encoded by the coding sequence ATGTCAGGCCACTCAAAGTGGGCAACGACCAAGCACAAGAAGGCTGCGAACGACGCGAAGCGTTCCAAGCTGTGGGCGAAGATGATTAAGGACATCGAGGTCGCGGCCCGTACCGGTGGTGGCGATCCCGCGGCTAACCCGACCCTCGACGACATGATCCGCAAGGCCAAGAAGGCCTCGGTGCCGGGCGACAACATCGAGCGTGCCCGCAAGCGGGGCTCCGGTGAGGAAGCCGGCGGCGCGAACTGGGAGACCGTGATGTACGAGGGCTACGGCAACAACGGTGTGGCCGTGCTCATCGAGTGCTTGACCGACAACCGCAACCGTGCCGCTACCGAGGTGCGTACCGCGATGACGAAGAATGGCGGCAACCTGGGCGAGTCTGGTTCTGTCGGCTACATGTTCGAGCGCACCGGCGTGGTCACGATCAAAAAGGGTGACCTCGGCGAGGACGACGTGCTTATGGCGGTGCTCGACGCTGGCGCTGAAGAGGTCAACGACCTCGGCGAAGAGTTCGAGATCACCTGCAAGCCGACCGATCTGTCGGCTGTGCGCGAGGCGCTTGTCGGCGAAGGCATAGAGATCGAAGACGCCGGTCAGGAGTTCCGCGCTGACGTGCAGGTCGACCTCGATGTGGAGGGCGCGAAGAAGATGATGCGCCTCATCGACGCGCTCGAAGACTCCGACGACGTGCAAAACGTCTACACCAACATGAATCTCTCGGACGAGGTCGCAGCCCAGCTCGACGACTAG
- a CDS encoding LemA family protein, which yields MSVVLLSVALVSVAISGGWAWNTAQRLHRLHIRLDRSRDALQAALDRRCAVIAALYPDVVAQARSTETIRLRPSDLRTRLDAEEELAKAVRGSSQSDSSVPAELQDATTRVELALRFYNDAVTDTLALQSRPAVRALRLGGTAAVPRYADDHR from the coding sequence CTGTCGGTCGTGTTGCTGTCGGTTGCACTGGTGAGCGTTGCCATCTCAGGCGGATGGGCCTGGAACACAGCGCAGCGTCTGCACCGGCTGCATATCCGGCTGGACCGTTCCCGCGACGCGCTGCAGGCCGCGCTCGACCGCCGCTGCGCGGTGATCGCCGCGCTGTATCCGGACGTTGTGGCGCAGGCACGCAGCACGGAGACCATCCGGCTGCGACCTTCGGACTTGCGCACCCGGCTGGATGCGGAGGAGGAGCTGGCAAAAGCGGTGAGGGGATCGTCGCAAAGCGACAGCTCCGTGCCGGCGGAGCTGCAGGACGCGACCACGCGGGTCGAACTCGCGCTGCGTTTTTACAACGATGCCGTGACGGACACACTCGCACTGCAATCGCGTCCTGCGGTGCGCGCGCTGCGTCTCGGCGGTACGGCTGCAGTGCCGCGGTACGCCGACGACCACCGGTAG
- a CDS encoding glycosyltransferase family 4 protein, giving the protein MRVGLVCSYSFDEPGGVQAHVLDLAAQLRKMGHHSEVLGPASEATPLPAWVTRGGPAVPIPYNGSVARLSFGPRVWRTTKQFLEQGEFDVLHVHEPNSPGYAMGATRMATGPIVATYHTSAESSYALKVALPALRANLEKIRAGIAVSEMAWKWQAEQVGTDPVIIPNGVDTHRFAQARVQRNTTSDVEIVFLGRLDEPRKGLDVFLDAIGRLPQRPRVTVIGAGKQKHVEGVRFVGKATEAEKAAILGRSDIFVAPNLGGESFGIVLVEAMAAGCAVVASDIPAFRAVGAEAAALFPAGDASALALQLQLLIDDPTSRNNLIDRGTDRARDFDWEVVAKRICTVYEAVSYNEKVEVQR; this is encoded by the coding sequence GTGCGCGTCGGGTTGGTGTGCTCGTACTCGTTCGACGAGCCCGGTGGCGTGCAGGCGCACGTGCTGGATTTAGCCGCGCAGCTGCGGAAGATGGGGCACCACAGCGAGGTGCTCGGTCCGGCGTCCGAGGCGACACCGCTGCCGGCGTGGGTGACCCGGGGCGGACCGGCGGTGCCGATTCCCTACAACGGGTCGGTGGCCCGCTTATCGTTCGGGCCGCGGGTGTGGCGGACGACGAAACAGTTTCTAGAGCAGGGCGAGTTCGACGTCTTGCACGTCCACGAACCAAATTCGCCGGGCTACGCCATGGGGGCGACTCGGATGGCCACCGGCCCGATTGTGGCGACGTATCACACCTCCGCCGAGTCCTCTTACGCGCTGAAGGTGGCGCTGCCTGCGCTGCGCGCGAACTTGGAGAAGATCCGCGCCGGTATCGCGGTCAGTGAGATGGCGTGGAAGTGGCAGGCGGAACAAGTCGGCACCGACCCGGTCATCATCCCCAACGGGGTAGATACGCACCGCTTCGCCCAGGCCCGAGTCCAGCGAAATACGACGAGCGATGTGGAGATTGTCTTCCTCGGACGCCTCGATGAGCCCCGCAAGGGACTCGATGTCTTCCTCGATGCGATTGGCCGCCTGCCCCAACGTCCGCGGGTGACCGTCATCGGGGCCGGCAAGCAGAAGCACGTCGAGGGCGTGCGATTCGTCGGCAAGGCCACCGAAGCGGAAAAGGCCGCGATCCTAGGCCGCTCAGATATTTTCGTCGCGCCGAATCTGGGCGGTGAATCCTTCGGCATCGTGCTCGTCGAGGCAATGGCCGCAGGGTGTGCGGTCGTCGCCAGCGACATCCCCGCGTTCCGTGCAGTCGGTGCCGAGGCGGCGGCGCTGTTTCCGGCGGGCGACGCCTCCGCATTGGCCTTGCAGTTGCAGTTGCTTATCGACGACCCCACGTCCCGCAACAACCTCATCGACCGTGGCACCGATCGCGCCCGGGACTTCGACTGGGAGGTTGTGGCGAAGCGCATCTGCACGGTCTACGAGGCCGTGTCCTACAACGAAAAGGTGGAGGTGCAGCGGTGA
- a CDS encoding phosphatidylinositol mannoside acyltransferase yields the protein MPGAAERLAAAGYIAGWKVVGALPARLTRRAADIGADLVSDDGAGMDMLRRNLARVVGQENVTRQLVRDSMRSYARYWLEAFQLPRLAGRADLDEKLTAGLKGREHLEASVNSGRGVVLTLPHSGNWDMAGMWLVNHYGGFTTVAERLKPEALYNAFVDYRESLGFEVLALTGERTAPYQRLKTVLEAGGIVCLMGERDLGRRGVPVQFFGEGTTFPAGPAKLALETGAQLHTVHTWFTGTRSNPGWGMSVSPAMEVTTLEATVQRIADGFADAIQAHPADWHMLQPLWPADVPARGRRWALDNRKRGAMGER from the coding sequence ATGCCGGGGGCGGCAGAGCGGCTCGCCGCGGCGGGCTACATCGCGGGTTGGAAGGTCGTCGGCGCGCTGCCTGCCCGTCTGACACGCCGCGCCGCGGACATCGGCGCCGATCTGGTGTCCGACGACGGTGCGGGAATGGACATGCTGCGCCGCAACCTCGCCCGCGTGGTCGGGCAAGAGAATGTGACCCGGCAGCTGGTGCGCGACAGTATGCGCTCCTATGCCCGGTACTGGCTCGAGGCCTTCCAGCTGCCACGGTTGGCGGGGCGTGCGGATTTGGACGAAAAGCTTACGGCCGGGCTCAAGGGGCGCGAGCACCTAGAGGCATCGGTTAATTCAGGTCGGGGCGTGGTGCTCACCCTGCCGCATTCCGGCAACTGGGACATGGCGGGCATGTGGCTGGTGAACCACTACGGGGGGTTTACCACAGTCGCTGAGCGGCTCAAGCCGGAGGCGCTTTACAACGCGTTTGTGGACTACCGGGAATCTCTGGGCTTTGAAGTACTCGCGCTTACAGGGGAGCGCACCGCGCCATACCAGCGGCTGAAGACGGTGCTCGAGGCAGGCGGCATCGTCTGCTTAATGGGGGAGCGCGACCTGGGCAGGCGCGGTGTCCCCGTGCAGTTTTTCGGTGAGGGCACCACCTTCCCGGCGGGTCCGGCGAAACTCGCGCTGGAGACCGGCGCGCAACTGCACACCGTGCACACGTGGTTCACCGGGACCCGCAGCAACCCGGGCTGGGGGATGAGTGTGTCGCCCGCGATGGAGGTGACCACGCTGGAGGCGACCGTGCAGCGCATCGCCGACGGCTTCGCTGACGCCATCCAGGCGCACCCGGCAGACTGGCACATGTTGCAGCCGCTGTGGCCGGCGGACGTTCCTGCGCGGGGGCGTCGCTGGGCGCTGGACAACCGGAAGCGCGGCGCAATGGGGGAGCGGTAG
- the pgsA gene encoding phosphatidylinositol phosphate synthase: MLSVHGRKPAAVVVEPVAKGLLGIGLTPNLTTLIGTFATMTAMVVLIPTGHLVAAAVLSTVFAAFDMVDGTMARLRGGGTAFGATLDASCDRLTDGALFGAIAMWLVYVENAPAVHVAACLAVLVLSQTISYIKARAEAGGLKVIGGLIERPERLILALGGLALEGFGVHNAVVVSIWILLVGSLFTVVQRLVFAARDGGADSKIAPPAGA; this comes from the coding sequence ATGCTTAGCGTACACGGGCGCAAACCCGCCGCGGTCGTCGTGGAGCCTGTGGCAAAGGGCCTACTCGGGATCGGTCTGACTCCTAACCTGACCACGCTGATCGGCACGTTCGCCACCATGACCGCGATGGTGGTGCTGATCCCGACTGGCCACCTCGTCGCCGCGGCGGTGCTGAGTACCGTCTTCGCCGCGTTCGACATGGTCGACGGCACCATGGCCAGGTTGCGCGGCGGCGGCACAGCATTCGGCGCGACGCTGGACGCCAGCTGCGACAGGCTTACCGACGGCGCACTGTTCGGAGCCATCGCGATGTGGCTGGTGTACGTGGAAAACGCCCCGGCCGTTCACGTGGCGGCGTGCCTGGCAGTGCTCGTTCTGTCCCAGACAATCAGCTACATCAAGGCGCGGGCTGAAGCCGGCGGGCTGAAGGTCATCGGCGGGCTCATCGAACGCCCGGAACGACTTATTCTGGCGCTCGGCGGCCTCGCACTCGAGGGCTTCGGCGTGCATAACGCCGTGGTGGTCTCCATCTGGATTCTGCTTGTGGGATCACTGTTCACCGTCGTGCAACGCCTCGTGTTCGCCGCGCGCGACGGTGGTGCCGACAGCAAAATCGCGCCGCCAGCGGGAGCGTAA
- a CDS encoding HIT family protein, with the protein MQPSDSSRGNAYTDTGVGDPDRLARLWAPYRSSYIASAPRSSQSNDPFLEIPKMSDEDGLIIARGERVYAVLNLYPYNAGHLMVVPYRKVAELEALDDDETAELMAFAKHAVKTLKTVSKPEAINVGLNLGKASGGSVGDHLHLHVVPRWAGDSNFMTVLSGTKVLPQLLRETRQLLAEGWREVEQRERGQADA; encoded by the coding sequence TTGCAGCCCAGCGACAGTAGCCGCGGTAACGCCTACACCGACACTGGTGTGGGCGATCCGGACCGGCTTGCCCGGCTGTGGGCGCCGTACCGTTCGAGTTATATCGCGTCGGCGCCGCGGTCGTCGCAAAGCAATGATCCCTTCCTCGAGATCCCCAAGATGAGCGACGAGGACGGCCTCATCATCGCGCGCGGCGAGCGCGTGTACGCGGTGCTGAACTTGTACCCGTACAACGCGGGCCACCTCATGGTGGTGCCGTACCGCAAAGTCGCGGAGCTCGAGGCGCTTGACGACGACGAAACTGCCGAGCTGATGGCGTTTGCGAAGCACGCGGTGAAGACGCTGAAGACCGTTTCCAAGCCGGAGGCGATCAACGTCGGGTTGAACCTGGGCAAGGCGTCCGGCGGCTCGGTGGGCGATCACCTGCATCTGCACGTGGTTCCGCGTTGGGCGGGCGATTCGAACTTCATGACAGTACTGTCGGGTACGAAAGTACTTCCGCAGCTGCTGCGCGAGACAAGGCAGTTGCTGGCGGAAGGCTGGCGTGAAGTGGAGCAACGCGAAAGGGGTCAAGCGGATGCTTAG
- the thrS gene encoding threonine--tRNA ligase, whose product MTDMSIEAAVEFAPFEVPAGTAVGAAMRELNLPNKGDNAIVCVQNASGELKDLSHVPEEAATFTPVPANTELGRSVIRHSCAHVLAQAVQAEFPGTKLGIGPAIEDGFYYDFDVAEPFTPEDLKTLEKRMKKIIKQGQKFVRGVYASQEEAAEDLKDEPYKLELINDKGNVDPNSDEATEVGAGELTHYDNVNPRTGEVEWHDLCRGPHVPTTKYLPAFSLTRSSAAYWRGDQNNAGLQRVYGTAWESKEKLDQYLTMLEEAEKRDHRRLGNELDLFSFPDEVGSGLPVFHPDGGIVRMTMEQHSRERHVAAGYSFVNTPHLTKGDLFKKSGHLDWYADGMFPPMKLDGEVDDEGNVTKQPVDYYAKPMNCPMHNLIFDSRGRSYRELPLRLFEFGTVYRYEKSGVVHGLTRARGFTQDDAHIYCTEEQLEEELTSVLEFIISLLQDYGLDDFYLELSTKDPNKYIGDDEIWERSTSILESVAKKSGLELVPDPAGAAFYGPKISVQARDAIGRTWQMSTVQLDFNLPERFDLTYTASDGQKKRPVMIHRALFGSIERFFGVLLEHYAGAFPAWLAPHQVVGIPVADAFADHLDGVVAKLREHGVRAEVDHSDDRMQKKIRTHTTGKVPFMLLAGERDVEAGAVSFRFLDGTQINGVPVDEAVSIITEWVNAKRNEQPSEDNVAAQRQ is encoded by the coding sequence ATGACAGATATGTCAATCGAAGCAGCAGTCGAGTTCGCACCGTTCGAGGTTCCCGCCGGTACCGCCGTGGGCGCCGCCATGCGGGAGCTGAACCTGCCGAACAAGGGCGACAACGCCATTGTCTGTGTCCAAAATGCAAGCGGAGAACTGAAGGATCTTTCGCACGTGCCGGAGGAAGCCGCCACGTTCACTCCTGTCCCGGCAAACACGGAGCTCGGTCGCTCGGTCATCCGCCACTCGTGCGCGCACGTGCTCGCCCAGGCCGTCCAGGCTGAATTTCCGGGCACCAAGCTGGGCATCGGCCCGGCGATCGAGGACGGTTTCTACTACGACTTCGACGTCGCAGAGCCGTTTACTCCCGAGGATCTGAAGACGCTGGAAAAGCGGATGAAGAAAATCATCAAGCAGGGCCAGAAGTTCGTCCGCGGCGTCTACGCTTCGCAGGAAGAAGCTGCCGAGGATCTTAAGGACGAGCCGTACAAGCTCGAGCTGATCAACGACAAGGGCAACGTCGACCCGAACTCGGATGAGGCAACCGAAGTCGGCGCAGGCGAGCTAACCCATTACGACAACGTCAACCCGCGCACGGGTGAGGTGGAGTGGCACGATCTGTGCCGTGGCCCGCACGTGCCGACGACGAAGTACCTCCCGGCGTTCTCTCTGACCCGCTCGTCGGCCGCGTACTGGCGCGGCGACCAGAACAACGCGGGCCTGCAGCGTGTGTACGGCACCGCGTGGGAGTCGAAGGAAAAGCTCGACCAGTACCTCACCATGCTCGAGGAAGCCGAAAAGCGTGACCACCGTCGCCTGGGCAACGAGCTGGATCTGTTCTCCTTCCCGGACGAGGTCGGTTCGGGCCTGCCGGTGTTCCACCCGGACGGCGGCATCGTTCGCATGACCATGGAGCAGCACTCGCGAGAGCGCCACGTCGCGGCCGGCTACTCCTTTGTCAATACTCCGCACTTGACCAAGGGTGACTTGTTTAAGAAGTCGGGCCACTTGGACTGGTACGCCGACGGCATGTTCCCGCCGATGAAGCTCGACGGTGAGGTTGACGACGAGGGCAACGTGACCAAGCAGCCGGTGGATTACTACGCCAAGCCGATGAACTGCCCGATGCACAACCTCATTTTCGATTCTCGCGGGCGTTCCTACCGTGAGCTGCCGCTTCGCCTGTTCGAGTTCGGCACCGTCTACCGCTACGAGAAGTCCGGCGTGGTCCACGGACTGACCCGCGCCCGCGGCTTCACACAGGACGACGCCCACATCTACTGCACCGAAGAGCAGTTGGAAGAAGAGCTGACCAGCGTCCTCGAGTTCATCATCTCGCTGCTGCAGGATTACGGTCTCGACGACTTCTACCTGGAGCTATCCACCAAGGACCCGAACAAGTACATCGGCGACGACGAGATCTGGGAGCGCTCCACCAGCATCCTCGAGTCCGTGGCGAAGAAGTCCGGCCTCGAGCTGGTGCCGGACCCGGCCGGTGCCGCGTTCTACGGACCGAAGATTTCCGTGCAGGCACGCGACGCGATCGGCCGCACCTGGCAGATGTCCACCGTGCAGCTGGACTTCAACCTGCCGGAGCGTTTCGATCTGACCTACACCGCTTCCGACGGCCAGAAGAAGCGCCCGGTGATGATCCACCGCGCACTGTTCGGCTCGATCGAGCGCTTCTTTGGTGTGCTGCTCGAGCATTATGCGGGCGCGTTCCCGGCATGGCTGGCACCGCACCAGGTCGTCGGCATTCCGGTGGCGGACGCGTTCGCCGATCACTTGGACGGTGTCGTCGCAAAGCTGCGCGAGCATGGCGTGCGTGCAGAGGTGGACCACTCCGACGACCGCATGCAGAAGAAGATCCGCACCCACACCACCGGTAAGGTGCCGTTCATGCTGCTCGCTGGCGAGCGCGACGTCGAGGCCGGCGCAGTATCGTTCCGCTTCCTCGACGGCACCCAGATCAACGGTGTCCCGGTCGACGAGGCAGTGAGCATCATCACCGAGTGGGTGAACGCGAAGCGCAACGAGCAGCCGAGCGAGGACAACGTTGCAGCCCAGCGACAGTAG
- a CDS encoding Dyp-type peroxidase has product MGEPRRGGMSRRVFLAGAGVASSSVALAACSREGEGFSEVASLTTATLAFDGERQAGIATPTQANLNLVGFNLKDGVTADGIRNLMQLWTEDARELAAGRNPLSSLEPEMVERPANLTITCGFGERVFDIAASGAKPQWLHDIPDMPREQLSDDWAQTDLVLQICSDDAVVCAWAMRHMTRAGMDYVRTAWVQQGFMNAYGSIPEGHTPRNLFGQVDGTVNPRSDDEFADQVFTDDGSSSLVVRRIAMDLDDWERLDRTSREEAVGRRLSDGAPLTGDNEFDAPDLDARDEYGLPVIDMNSHMARAMPPADHPGQKFLRRPYNYNLPPEPGSEQLSNAGLVFLAYQKDPDVQFTPVLRRLLEADRLNEWTTHIGSAVYWIPPGTADPGSGEARDAFWGETVLSRGRG; this is encoded by the coding sequence ATGGGTGAGCCGCGTCGCGGCGGGATGTCCCGGAGGGTGTTTTTGGCCGGGGCGGGGGTGGCGTCGTCAAGCGTGGCGCTCGCCGCCTGCAGCCGTGAGGGGGAGGGATTTTCCGAGGTCGCATCGCTGACCACAGCGACGCTGGCGTTCGACGGCGAGCGCCAAGCCGGGATCGCGACTCCGACGCAGGCGAACCTGAACCTCGTCGGGTTCAACCTCAAAGACGGCGTTACCGCAGATGGGATCCGCAACCTGATGCAGCTGTGGACCGAGGATGCCCGTGAACTCGCCGCCGGCCGTAACCCGCTGTCCAGCCTGGAACCAGAGATGGTGGAACGCCCCGCCAACCTCACGATCACATGCGGGTTCGGCGAGCGCGTCTTCGACATCGCAGCATCGGGCGCGAAACCTCAGTGGCTGCACGACATTCCTGACATGCCGCGCGAGCAACTTTCCGACGATTGGGCGCAAACCGACCTCGTGCTGCAGATCTGCTCCGACGACGCCGTCGTGTGCGCATGGGCGATGCGGCATATGACCCGCGCCGGCATGGACTACGTCCGTACGGCGTGGGTACAGCAAGGTTTCATGAACGCCTACGGCTCGATTCCAGAGGGACACACCCCGCGCAACCTGTTCGGCCAAGTCGACGGAACGGTCAACCCGCGCTCGGACGACGAGTTTGCCGATCAGGTCTTCACCGACGACGGTTCATCCTCGCTTGTGGTGCGACGCATCGCGATGGACTTGGACGATTGGGAGCGCCTGGACCGCACCTCCCGGGAGGAGGCAGTCGGGCGCAGGCTGTCCGACGGTGCGCCGCTGACCGGGGACAACGAATTCGACGCGCCGGATTTAGACGCGCGCGACGAGTACGGGTTGCCCGTGATCGACATGAACTCCCACATGGCGCGCGCGATGCCGCCTGCCGACCACCCGGGGCAGAAGTTTTTGCGCCGCCCGTACAACTACAACTTGCCCCCGGAGCCGGGATCGGAGCAGCTCTCGAACGCGGGCTTGGTGTTCCTCGCGTACCAGAAGGATCCGGACGTTCAGTTCACGCCAGTGCTACGCCGCCTGCTCGAGGCGGACCGGCTCAACGAGTGGACAACGCACATCGGCTCGGCGGTGTACTGGATCCCGCCGGGCACGGCCGACCCCGGCAGCGGGGAAGCACGCGACGCCTTTTGGGGCGAGACCGTGCTTTCGCGCGGGCGGGGGTAG